The following proteins come from a genomic window of Mariniflexile sp. TRM1-10:
- a CDS encoding GH92 family glycosyl hydrolase, whose amino-acid sequence MESIKKTIFFVFLVFLFNSSNAQEKHHTYVDPMIGSEGDGRVFIGPSCPFGMVKPSPDCTVSPNSGWLPMPKEVTGFSQVHVSGTGGGPKYGNIQIMPFSGELNKIDQTSFRQEENVKLGYYETVFKENQIKTEITTGEKVSFYRITYPETATKELKIDPGFFLGEPKEPDPDAREAQQFVGSQIEIVSDTEVRGYSRIRGGWNNGRAYTVYFWVVFDQPIAKYVTWKDGKLFANEPAQFDSGKKTGALLSFGKEGKQELNVKIGISFLSSLKAKNNIEKEIPHWNFNSVLSVLENKWEQLLSRITLSPDTSEDYKKMFYTGLYHTMIMPVDRTGENPLWTNDEPYYDDFYCIWDTFRTSSPLITLIDPDREVEIINAMLNIYKRDGYLPEGRSGNENGRTQGGSNAETVIADAFVKNLKGIDYELALKAMLKDAEVPPGGNEEKEGRGGLVDYLRLGYIPYGIDRAGNRTIDYAYNDYNIATVAKGLNHKNIYDRYIKQADNWKNLWRADYENNGSKGFIMPKDASGNWLDDVVFGESKIQKPTFKYTPTITESPWYVCHWCVFFYEGTSWEYSLSIPHDIPEVVARSGGDLAFKNRLDTFFEKELYDVSNEPSFLAPTMYHWIGRPDLSSDRIRTIIKNNFNSSPNGLPGNDDSGAMSSWLAFHMMGLYPNAGQPYYLINTPLIKETTLKLEAGKSFKISTKNLSDKKRYIKSALLNGKPYNKAWILHEDIVNGGELILEMASKPSAWGTTILPPTK is encoded by the coding sequence ATGGAATCAATAAAAAAAACAATCTTTTTTGTGTTTTTGGTATTTCTTTTTAATAGCAGCAATGCTCAAGAAAAACACCATACTTATGTAGATCCCATGATTGGATCCGAAGGAGATGGACGCGTATTTATTGGTCCTTCATGTCCCTTCGGAATGGTAAAACCAAGTCCAGATTGTACTGTAAGTCCGAATAGTGGTTGGTTGCCCATGCCAAAAGAAGTAACCGGATTTAGTCAAGTGCATGTTAGTGGCACTGGCGGCGGACCAAAATACGGAAACATTCAAATCATGCCATTTTCCGGTGAATTAAATAAGATAGACCAAACCTCATTTAGACAAGAAGAAAACGTAAAACTGGGATACTATGAAACTGTTTTTAAGGAAAATCAAATAAAAACAGAAATAACCACAGGAGAAAAAGTATCATTTTATAGAATAACATATCCTGAAACTGCCACCAAGGAATTAAAGATTGATCCAGGGTTCTTCTTGGGAGAACCAAAAGAGCCTGATCCAGATGCTAGGGAAGCTCAGCAATTTGTTGGGTCGCAAATCGAAATAGTTTCAGACACAGAAGTTAGAGGCTATAGCCGAATTAGAGGCGGCTGGAATAACGGTCGTGCCTATACCGTTTATTTTTGGGTCGTTTTTGATCAGCCCATTGCAAAATATGTGACATGGAAAGATGGAAAATTATTTGCAAATGAACCTGCGCAATTTGATTCTGGAAAAAAAACAGGCGCCTTGTTGTCTTTTGGAAAAGAAGGCAAACAAGAACTCAATGTTAAAATAGGCATCTCGTTTTTAAGTTCGTTAAAAGCAAAGAATAATATAGAAAAAGAGATTCCGCATTGGAATTTTAATAGCGTTTTGTCAGTTTTAGAAAATAAATGGGAACAACTGTTAAGCCGTATCACACTGTCGCCAGATACTTCAGAAGATTATAAAAAAATGTTTTATACAGGCTTGTATCATACCATGATCATGCCTGTTGATAGAACAGGGGAAAACCCTTTATGGACCAATGATGAACCGTATTACGATGATTTTTATTGTATTTGGGACACGTTTAGAACCTCTAGTCCGTTAATCACACTTATAGATCCAGACCGGGAAGTTGAAATTATTAACGCGATGTTGAATATTTATAAGCGTGATGGCTATTTGCCAGAAGGCAGAAGCGGAAACGAAAACGGCCGTACACAAGGTGGCTCTAATGCTGAAACAGTAATAGCCGATGCCTTTGTTAAGAATTTAAAAGGAATAGATTATGAGTTGGCATTAAAAGCCATGCTTAAAGATGCTGAGGTACCTCCTGGGGGAAATGAAGAAAAAGAAGGCCGTGGCGGATTAGTCGATTATTTACGATTGGGGTATATTCCTTATGGTATAGACAGAGCAGGTAACAGAACTATTGATTATGCTTATAATGATTACAATATAGCTACAGTAGCCAAGGGTTTAAATCATAAGAATATTTACGATAGATATATAAAACAAGCTGACAATTGGAAAAATTTATGGCGTGCAGATTATGAGAATAATGGTTCTAAAGGATTTATTATGCCCAAAGATGCTTCAGGAAATTGGTTGGATGATGTTGTTTTTGGCGAGTCAAAAATTCAGAAACCAACTTTTAAATATACGCCAACAATTACCGAATCTCCTTGGTATGTTTGCCACTGGTGTGTGTTTTTTTATGAAGGGACTTCTTGGGAATATTCATTAAGTATTCCTCATGATATACCTGAAGTTGTTGCTAGGTCTGGAGGAGATTTAGCTTTTAAAAATAGATTAGATACGTTTTTTGAAAAGGAATTGTACGATGTATCAAACGAACCTTCTTTTTTAGCACCAACCATGTACCATTGGATTGGTCGCCCAGACTTAAGTAGCGATAGAATACGTACTATTATAAAAAATAATTTTAATAGTTCACCAAATGGTTTGCCGGGTAACGACGACTCTGGAGCCATGTCTTCTTGGTTGGCTTTTCACATGATGGGATTGTATCCCAATGCAGGGCAGCCTTATTATTTAATAAATACACCTTTGATTAAAGAAACCACGCTAAAGCTAGAAGCAGGCAAATCTTTTAAGATTTCCACTAAAAATTTGAGTGATAAAAAGAGGTATATCAAATCAGCCTTATTAAACGGAAAACCCTATAATAAAGCATGGATTTTACATGAAGACATCGTTAATGGTGGTGAATTAATTTTAGAAATGGCATCAAAACCATCCGCTTGGGGAACCACTATATTACCACCAACAAAATAA
- a CDS encoding phosphatidylinositol-specific phospholipase C1-like protein, producing MQKYYLFQIMIAVCFYSCGDSDVYLNDVQVIGSHNSYKIAIEQPLFNYLFEQDSSRARSLQYTHISLEDQLDLGLRNLELDVFYDPHGGYYSNPKGLEIVKALGKEPRVFDKEQKLKQPGLKMFHIQDIDFRSHYLLFKDALRALKKWSDKNPDHTPIFILINTKDQVIENLLKPLLFTKEALNSIDSEISSVFSESQLIIPDLVRGDFEILEEAILKKGWPRLCDLKGRFLFVLDEKEDKINKYLDGHPSLKNRILFVNSKEGNPEAAFRIVNDPVKDFDYIKELVAKGYLIRTRADSGTKEARTNDYTPFEKAKTSGAQVISTDYYLPSTLFPSDFKVSFGNNTFERIKQ from the coding sequence ATGCAAAAATACTATCTTTTTCAAATTATGATAGCAGTATGTTTTTATAGTTGTGGTGATAGTGATGTGTATTTAAATGATGTACAGGTGATAGGTAGTCACAATTCCTATAAAATAGCTATAGAACAGCCTTTATTCAATTATTTGTTTGAGCAAGATTCTTCAAGAGCTAGGTCGTTACAATATACACACATATCATTGGAAGACCAACTGGATTTGGGATTGCGGAATTTAGAATTGGATGTTTTTTATGATCCTCATGGTGGTTATTATTCTAACCCTAAAGGATTGGAAATAGTAAAAGCTTTGGGTAAGGAACCGCGGGTTTTTGATAAAGAGCAGAAGCTTAAGCAGCCGGGTTTAAAAATGTTTCATATTCAGGATATAGATTTTAGAAGTCATTATTTATTATTTAAAGACGCCTTAAGGGCATTGAAAAAGTGGTCTGATAAAAACCCAGATCATACACCGATATTTATTTTGATAAACACAAAAGACCAAGTTATTGAAAATTTATTGAAGCCTTTGCTATTTACAAAAGAAGCTTTAAATAGTATAGATAGTGAGATTAGCAGTGTGTTTTCGGAAAGTCAGTTAATAATTCCAGATTTAGTTAGAGGTGATTTTGAAATACTGGAGGAAGCCATTCTAAAAAAAGGTTGGCCAAGATTGTGCGATTTAAAAGGGCGTTTTCTTTTTGTATTAGATGAAAAGGAAGATAAAATAAATAAATATTTGGATGGACACCCTTCATTAAAAAATAGAATCTTATTTGTAAATAGTAAAGAAGGCAATCCAGAAGCCGCATTTAGGATAGTTAATGATCCTGTTAAGGATTTTGATTATATAAAAGAATTAGTAGCTAAAGGATATCTGATTAGAACTAGAGCTGATTCTGGAACTAAAGAAGCACGAACCAATGATTATACGCCTTTTGAAAAAGCCAAAACTTCTGGAGCACAGGTTATTTCAACCGACTATTATTTGCCATCTACATTATTTCCATCTGATTTCAAGGTTTCTTTTGGTAACAACACATTTGAAAGAATAAAACAATAA